A single genomic interval of Pelagicoccus sp. SDUM812003 harbors:
- a CDS encoding NAD(+)/NADH kinase encodes MNPIKRLAFVVNGGKNDSVSLVSRLVKSAEGRGIECRVIKDFPVPSGSMDGMDACCVVGGDGTFLSAAAEATRCQLTMIGVNRGTLGFLTTYTAEEVEELFPSVLEGEFKLQSRAMLECSVHESHSDIALNDVVIKAADSSRLVHVKVFCNEEFVTTYVCDGLIFSTPTGSTAYTLSAGGPLVHPDMKAISLTPICPHTLSNRSIIFPSDVTMRVENAQPDQRLLVAVDGQRNLNILEDTSIDISVSKRQLHIAQKLDYSHFNVVRRKLKWSGGYAGEV; translated from the coding sequence ATGAACCCGATCAAGCGTCTGGCATTTGTAGTGAACGGAGGAAAAAACGACTCCGTTTCCCTGGTCTCCCGTCTGGTGAAGAGTGCGGAAGGGCGGGGGATCGAGTGCCGCGTGATCAAGGACTTCCCCGTACCCTCGGGCAGCATGGATGGCATGGACGCCTGCTGCGTGGTCGGAGGAGATGGCACTTTCCTCAGCGCCGCAGCGGAGGCGACCCGGTGTCAGCTCACCATGATCGGGGTGAACCGCGGTACGCTCGGATTTCTGACCACTTACACCGCCGAGGAGGTGGAGGAGCTGTTTCCCTCCGTGCTCGAGGGGGAGTTTAAGCTGCAGAGCCGGGCCATGCTGGAATGCAGCGTCCACGAGAGCCATTCCGACATCGCTCTCAACGACGTGGTGATCAAGGCCGCCGACTCCAGCCGTCTGGTGCATGTCAAAGTCTTCTGCAACGAGGAGTTCGTGACCACCTATGTTTGCGACGGTTTGATTTTCAGCACGCCCACCGGATCGACCGCCTACACGCTCTCCGCGGGCGGTCCGCTGGTGCACCCGGATATGAAGGCCATCTCGCTGACTCCGATCTGTCCGCATACCTTGAGCAACCGATCCATCATCTTCCCCAGCGACGTGACCATGCGAGTGGAAAACGCCCAGCCGGATCAGCGGTTGCTGGTCGCGGTGGATGGTCAGCGAAACCTGAACATTCTGGAAGACACCTCGATCGATATATCCGTATCTAAGCGTCAACTACATATCGCTCAAAAGCTGGACTACAGCCATTTCAACGTGGTTCGCCGTAAGTTGAAGTGGAGCGGTGGATACGCTGGAGAAGTCTAG
- a CDS encoding glycosyl hydrolase: protein MLRFPTLLIPFAALFFAACSQSERSDDSRATPPRPVDPTLSEETRALFRNLHRIGWDPDKIIFGQEFPLTFNRAQSFNTDIEQSDCKDLVGDHPGVHGSDFHFLMPHNVAEKPYHIAAVKKAYREGAIITFDFHWSGKYGGDYHYTERDGELLYNVTRGDDSEGDVTWFYQTLDQVLAMINHDIGVPIVFRPFHEMNGDWFWWGRNLKGGPETYRRAYQLLVDYIRDRSELVLFCWSPDKGLAAEYYPGNEYVDIIGMDIYDTGSVEWASVEQMVGWLEDAVDFALENGKVAAFTETGNRVDYPEGKPDWWMRQTLEPILASEKARHIAWMLTWINAPWSKAYVPASDSPHEAKESFRSFYEHPVTLFQSEVAAELVYQ from the coding sequence ATGCTTCGTTTTCCTACCCTCCTGATCCCGTTCGCGGCGCTTTTCTTCGCAGCCTGCTCCCAATCGGAACGCTCCGATGATTCTCGGGCGACCCCGCCCAGACCCGTCGACCCTACGCTCAGCGAGGAGACGCGCGCCTTGTTTCGCAACCTCCACCGCATCGGCTGGGACCCGGACAAGATCATTTTCGGGCAGGAGTTTCCACTCACCTTCAACCGTGCCCAGTCCTTCAATACAGACATCGAGCAGTCCGACTGCAAGGACCTCGTAGGCGACCATCCCGGCGTGCATGGCTCGGACTTTCACTTCCTGATGCCGCACAACGTAGCGGAAAAGCCCTACCATATCGCCGCGGTGAAAAAGGCGTATCGCGAAGGGGCGATCATCACTTTCGACTTTCACTGGAGCGGCAAATACGGCGGCGACTACCACTACACCGAACGCGACGGAGAACTGCTCTACAATGTCACGCGCGGCGACGATTCAGAGGGCGACGTCACCTGGTTCTACCAAACGCTCGATCAGGTGCTGGCCATGATCAACCACGACATCGGCGTGCCGATCGTATTTCGCCCTTTTCATGAGATGAACGGAGACTGGTTCTGGTGGGGCCGCAATCTCAAGGGTGGGCCGGAGACCTATCGTCGCGCCTACCAGCTTCTGGTCGACTACATTCGGGACCGCAGCGAGCTCGTCCTCTTTTGCTGGTCGCCGGACAAGGGCTTGGCTGCGGAGTACTATCCAGGAAATGAATACGTCGATATCATCGGCATGGACATCTACGACACCGGCTCTGTGGAATGGGCCAGCGTCGAGCAGATGGTGGGCTGGCTGGAGGACGCGGTCGACTTCGCGCTCGAAAACGGCAAGGTCGCCGCGTTCACCGAAACCGGAAATCGCGTGGACTATCCAGAGGGGAAACCCGATTGGTGGATGCGGCAAACATTGGAGCCCATCCTTGCCAGCGAAAAGGCCCGCCACATCGCCTGGATGCTCACTTGGATAAACGCGCCCTGGTCCAAGGCTTACGTGCCAGCAAGCGATTCGCCGCACGAAGCCAAGGAATCGTTTCGAAGCTTCTACGAACACCCCGTCACCCTCTTTCAATCCGAAGTCGCCGCGGAGCTCGTCTATCAGTAG
- a CDS encoding type II secretion system F family protein translates to MARVSDMRMADWFEQVAQGLETGLNYANALTLASDLPGGVNARITKALRSGKLLTRAIDESGLRIRVSEFAMLQAAESSGNLPRVLRRLAKSRVDRAKIKRKIWMTLVYPAILLHLAAVVFSLPYLVDGDDLRFLVSAGMVIVPFWLGFLFLLSLARYAPSLLRALARLAPLFAGFRKKWALGTLCEVLGQSLASGVSAERAWESATLAADHPHVARLGQSALEAIRSGAPASEGIRKFSGKSENALLELYRSGEMTGQLDRNLDAAGQRFFQDAKRRLGLAIAIYPKLFVAAIFAYVGYHVIQFFSAYYQSLLDMSV, encoded by the coding sequence ATGGCTCGTGTCTCCGACATGAGAATGGCGGACTGGTTCGAGCAGGTCGCCCAAGGGCTTGAAACCGGCCTGAACTACGCGAATGCCCTTACCTTGGCCAGCGATTTGCCGGGCGGAGTGAATGCGCGAATCACCAAGGCTCTGCGCTCCGGGAAACTGCTCACTCGCGCCATCGACGAAAGCGGCCTGCGTATCCGTGTGTCGGAGTTCGCCATGCTGCAAGCCGCGGAATCCTCCGGCAATTTGCCGCGGGTATTGCGGCGCTTGGCCAAGTCGCGAGTGGATCGGGCCAAAATCAAGCGCAAGATTTGGATGACCTTGGTTTATCCGGCGATTTTGCTCCATTTGGCAGCGGTCGTTTTCTCGCTCCCGTATTTGGTGGATGGAGACGATCTTCGCTTCCTCGTTTCCGCTGGAATGGTGATCGTTCCGTTTTGGCTCGGGTTTCTTTTTTTGCTGAGCTTGGCCCGCTACGCTCCCTCTCTTTTGCGCGCGCTGGCTCGGCTGGCGCCCTTGTTTGCGGGCTTTCGCAAGAAGTGGGCCTTGGGCACCTTGTGCGAAGTGTTGGGTCAGTCGCTCGCTTCCGGAGTGAGCGCCGAGCGGGCGTGGGAGTCCGCGACGCTCGCGGCGGACCACCCGCATGTTGCTAGGCTGGGCCAGTCGGCGTTGGAGGCGATCCGATCGGGAGCGCCCGCCAGCGAAGGCATACGAAAGTTCTCGGGCAAGTCCGAAAACGCCTTGTTGGAACTCTATCGAAGCGGAGAGATGACCGGTCAGCTGGATCGAAATCTGGACGCTGCGGGGCAGCGCTTTTTTCAGGACGCGAAGCGTCGTCTCGGCTTGGCGATCGCGATTTATCCGAAGCTTTTCGTAGCCGCCATATTCGCCTACGTCGGCTATCACGTGATCCAGTTTTTCAGCGCCTACTATCAGAGCCTTCTGGACATGTCGGTGTAG
- the fabD gene encoding ACP S-malonyltransferase, which produces MKIALMFSGQGAQKVGMGKDLYESSEIARSVYDKADEVLGWKISELSFEGPQESLTETKVCQPALFVHGYAVYQIMKAQGKLYDVAIAMGLSLGEVTAMTAAEVFDFETGLKVVAERGRLMQEACEASKGSMAAVIGVERDVVAAFCQEMDVEMANLNCPGQIVISGEKEKIVAAVEAGKEKGFRRVMELDVAGAYHSRLMQPARDRFAAFLEGVEFKAPKLTVLTNTTGDVISDPAAIREALVKQVVSSVLWEDCIVNAAKAGADMFWELGVGGVLKGQVKRTNRDYANASFETWADLQA; this is translated from the coding sequence ATGAAAATCGCTCTAATGTTTTCCGGTCAAGGCGCCCAGAAGGTGGGCATGGGTAAGGACTTGTACGAGAGCAGCGAGATCGCTCGCTCCGTTTACGACAAGGCTGACGAGGTCCTTGGCTGGAAGATAAGCGAACTGAGTTTCGAAGGCCCTCAGGAATCCCTCACGGAAACCAAGGTCTGCCAGCCAGCCCTGTTCGTGCACGGCTATGCGGTCTACCAGATCATGAAGGCCCAGGGAAAGCTCTACGACGTGGCCATCGCCATGGGGCTTAGCCTCGGCGAAGTGACCGCCATGACGGCCGCTGAGGTTTTCGACTTCGAAACCGGTTTGAAGGTGGTGGCTGAGCGCGGACGACTCATGCAGGAGGCCTGCGAAGCCAGCAAAGGATCCATGGCTGCGGTGATCGGCGTGGAGCGCGATGTGGTCGCTGCGTTTTGCCAAGAAATGGACGTGGAGATGGCCAACCTCAATTGCCCGGGGCAGATCGTGATTTCAGGCGAGAAGGAAAAGATCGTGGCCGCGGTCGAAGCCGGCAAGGAAAAGGGCTTTCGTCGCGTGATGGAGCTCGACGTCGCTGGCGCCTACCACAGCCGGCTGATGCAGCCTGCCCGCGATCGCTTCGCGGCCTTTCTCGAGGGTGTTGAATTCAAGGCTCCCAAGCTCACTGTTTTGACCAACACCACCGGAGATGTGATTTCCGATCCGGCCGCCATCCGCGAGGCTTTGGTGAAGCAGGTTGTCTCTTCGGTGCTTTGGGAGGACTGCATCGTCAACGCGGCCAAGGCGGGCGCGGACATGTTCTGGGAACTCGGCGTGGGCGGCGTGCTCAAGGGTCAGGTCAAGCGCACCAATCGCGACTACGCCAACGCCAGCTTTGAAACCTGGGCGGATTTGCAGGCCTAG
- the mutS gene encoding DNA mismatch repair protein MutS, which translates to MAREKKLTPMMQQYFEVKKGLPANTLLLFRLGDFYEMFHEDAEVGAQVLGITLTKRSDYKMAGIPFHAAEQYIGKVLKAGMKVAICDQVETPKAGKLVKRALTRILTPGTTIEDNQLDSQRNHFLAALEYDKAGFSLAWIDLSTGEFTIAHDPKPDDLLPVLVSIDPAELLLIEGSQENWQKNSHHNPVYEELIHFANSRATSELPGFQFDSDAGAQSVMETLGVINLEGFGIDKKHDALGCAGALLHYATETLCAKPENLSSIHEYSAKESLLIDPATLRNLEIFKSTRGLREGSLIDAINGCKTAAGSRRLEKWLIAPERDIDELNRRLDCVDALYANPMATTELQDKLKSVRDIKRILSRMQNRLRNPRELGGVRDTLAQIPVLRQLIEEATPEGATSMVAADVPAGANDAGSPPTHSLLALRDALHPLPALAELLDRALKEELPSKLDDGGYIAKGYDPELDRMLSLTTDNKVWLAELESSERARTGIKNLKVKYNGAFGYFIEVTKSNLSLVPEEYIRKQTTVNAERFITEDLKAKEKEIFHAEENSKRREEELFLGLIEAVLEESHALTETADALAELDVYCGWSEIARRWDYCRPSLHDSDRIDISQGRHPVVEQMLRKDSSGLAGSHAFVPNNIDISASENQIHLITGPNMAGKSTFIRQVALITLMAQIGCFVPAAEANIGLVDRIFSRVGASDDLARGNSTFMVEMNETANILNNATERSLIILDEIGRGTSTYDGLSIAWSVIEHLHRDPDSGPKTLFATHYQELTQLDKHLDRLENYSVAVKEWNDEIVFVRQVVKGAADRSYGIQVARLAGLPAPVIDRAKEILEKLESEDATVTVSAPAKAPVAKPRKKIKVAKDENQLGLF; encoded by the coding sequence ATGGCTCGCGAAAAGAAGCTCACCCCCATGATGCAGCAGTACTTCGAGGTAAAAAAAGGCCTCCCTGCGAATACCTTGCTGCTCTTCCGACTGGGGGACTTCTACGAGATGTTTCACGAGGACGCCGAAGTCGGCGCCCAAGTCCTGGGCATCACCCTGACCAAGCGCAGCGACTACAAGATGGCGGGCATCCCTTTCCACGCCGCGGAGCAATACATCGGCAAAGTTCTTAAAGCGGGCATGAAGGTCGCTATCTGCGATCAGGTGGAAACGCCCAAGGCGGGCAAACTGGTCAAACGGGCCCTGACCCGTATCCTAACTCCGGGTACAACGATCGAGGACAACCAGCTCGACTCGCAGCGAAACCACTTTCTCGCCGCCCTCGAGTACGACAAGGCTGGCTTCTCCCTGGCGTGGATCGACCTCTCCACTGGCGAATTCACCATCGCTCACGATCCCAAGCCGGACGACCTGCTTCCAGTACTCGTCTCCATCGACCCGGCGGAACTGCTGCTCATCGAAGGCAGCCAGGAAAACTGGCAGAAGAACTCTCACCACAATCCGGTATACGAAGAGCTGATACATTTCGCCAACAGCCGAGCCACCAGCGAGCTGCCAGGATTCCAGTTCGATAGCGACGCCGGAGCCCAGTCGGTGATGGAAACCTTGGGCGTTATCAACCTGGAGGGCTTCGGTATCGACAAGAAACACGATGCCCTCGGCTGCGCCGGAGCCCTGCTCCACTACGCCACGGAAACCCTTTGCGCCAAGCCGGAGAACCTGTCCTCGATCCATGAATACAGCGCGAAGGAATCGCTGCTGATCGATCCCGCGACCCTGCGAAATCTCGAGATCTTCAAATCGACACGCGGCCTGCGTGAAGGCTCGCTCATCGATGCCATCAACGGCTGCAAAACCGCCGCTGGCTCCCGCAGACTGGAAAAGTGGCTCATAGCTCCGGAACGCGACATCGATGAGCTCAATCGACGACTCGACTGCGTCGACGCCCTCTACGCCAATCCCATGGCGACCACCGAACTGCAGGACAAGCTCAAGTCCGTGCGGGATATCAAACGCATCCTCTCGCGCATGCAGAACCGCCTGCGCAATCCGCGCGAGCTTGGCGGCGTGCGCGACACCCTGGCCCAAATCCCCGTACTGCGCCAGCTCATCGAAGAAGCCACCCCAGAGGGGGCGACCTCAATGGTGGCAGCCGACGTCCCGGCGGGAGCAAACGATGCAGGATCACCCCCCACCCACTCCCTTCTCGCCCTCCGCGACGCCCTCCACCCGCTGCCCGCCTTGGCGGAGCTACTGGATCGAGCTCTCAAGGAGGAGCTTCCCTCCAAGCTCGACGATGGCGGATACATCGCCAAAGGCTACGACCCCGAACTGGACCGTATGCTCTCGCTCACTACAGACAACAAAGTCTGGTTGGCGGAACTCGAGTCCAGCGAACGCGCCCGCACTGGCATCAAGAACCTGAAGGTGAAGTACAATGGCGCCTTCGGCTACTTCATCGAGGTCACCAAATCCAATCTCTCGCTTGTACCCGAAGAGTACATACGCAAGCAAACCACCGTGAACGCGGAGCGCTTCATCACCGAAGACCTCAAAGCGAAAGAAAAGGAGATCTTTCACGCCGAAGAAAATTCCAAGCGGCGCGAGGAGGAGCTTTTCCTCGGACTGATCGAGGCGGTCCTGGAGGAAAGTCACGCCCTCACCGAAACCGCCGACGCGCTGGCCGAACTTGACGTCTATTGCGGCTGGTCGGAAATCGCCCGTCGCTGGGACTACTGCCGCCCCTCGCTGCACGATTCCGATCGCATCGACATTTCCCAAGGTCGTCACCCCGTGGTCGAGCAGATGCTGCGCAAAGATTCCTCCGGCCTCGCAGGCAGTCACGCCTTCGTGCCGAACAACATAGACATCAGCGCATCCGAAAATCAAATACACCTCATCACCGGCCCCAACATGGCGGGCAAGTCCACCTTCATTCGCCAGGTCGCCCTCATCACCCTCATGGCCCAGATCGGCTGCTTCGTGCCAGCCGCTGAAGCTAACATCGGTCTGGTGGACCGCATCTTCTCCCGCGTCGGCGCCAGCGACGACCTCGCTCGAGGAAACTCCACCTTCATGGTGGAGATGAACGAGACCGCCAACATCCTCAACAACGCCACCGAGCGCAGTCTGATCATTCTCGACGAGATCGGACGCGGCACCTCCACCTACGACGGGCTCTCCATCGCTTGGTCGGTCATCGAGCACCTGCACCGCGACCCCGATAGCGGACCCAAAACCCTTTTCGCCACCCACTACCAAGAGCTCACCCAGCTCGACAAGCATCTCGATCGTCTGGAAAACTACAGCGTGGCGGTCAAGGAGTGGAACGACGAGATCGTCTTCGTGCGCCAGGTGGTCAAAGGGGCCGCCGATCGCAGCTACGGCATCCAAGTGGCCCGCCTGGCTGGATTGCCCGCTCCCGTCATCGATCGGGCCAAGGAAATACTGGAAAAACTGGAATCCGAGGACGCCACCGTCACCGTGTCCGCTCCCGCCAAAGCCCCGGTCGCCAAACCGCGCAAGAAGATCAAGGTCGCCAAGGACGAGAACCAACTCGGCCTCTTCTAG
- a CDS encoding glycosyl hydrolase, with amino-acid sequence MTPLLSRLTALLAISLGASCLANDSAMTDAHSPISSADSTISPETEALLRNLHRIGWDPDKIMFGQEFPLSYSRSMTGITDATTSDVKDVVGDHPGVHGSDFHFLIDKDPHERVAHKIAAKAAYDAGALVTFDYHWLGKYGGTHEWHKRDAEILYNVVRDDDSAGDVTWFYHSLDQVLKVVNEDLQFPIVFRPFHEMNGKWFWWGSKLKGGPETYKQAYRILVDYLSERTEYMLFSWSPDKALALDCYPGDDYVDIIGLDGYGQGNEHVPWYTVEQMVDLLEQMTDFAAERGKVVALTETGYDTQGDIAYHTEQPDWWTRSVLEPILASEKARRIAWVLTWINSDWSGPYAPTANSPQASQEAFRAFHAHPVTLFQNEVAQENLYR; translated from the coding sequence ATGACACCCCTGCTCTCGCGCCTGACCGCGCTGCTCGCGATTTCCCTCGGCGCTTCGTGCCTCGCCAACGATTCCGCTATGACAGACGCTCATTCCCCAATCAGTTCTGCAGATTCAACGATTTCCCCAGAAACGGAAGCCCTCCTGCGGAACCTCCACCGCATCGGCTGGGATCCTGATAAAATCATGTTCGGGCAGGAGTTTCCGCTGAGCTATTCGCGCAGCATGACCGGCATCACCGATGCCACCACTTCCGATGTCAAAGACGTGGTGGGCGACCATCCAGGCGTGCATGGCTCGGACTTCCATTTCCTGATCGACAAGGATCCCCACGAACGCGTGGCCCACAAAATCGCCGCCAAAGCAGCCTACGATGCCGGAGCCCTCGTGACCTTCGACTACCACTGGCTGGGCAAGTACGGCGGCACCCACGAGTGGCACAAAAGAGACGCCGAAATCCTCTACAACGTCGTGCGCGACGACGATTCCGCGGGCGACGTCACCTGGTTCTACCACAGCCTCGATCAGGTGCTGAAGGTGGTGAACGAAGACCTGCAGTTCCCCATCGTTTTCCGTCCTTTCCACGAAATGAACGGCAAGTGGTTCTGGTGGGGCAGCAAGCTCAAAGGCGGACCGGAAACCTACAAGCAAGCCTACCGGATTCTCGTCGACTACCTGTCGGAGAGAACTGAATACATGCTGTTTTCCTGGTCGCCCGACAAGGCCCTCGCCCTCGACTGCTACCCCGGCGACGACTACGTGGACATCATCGGCCTCGATGGCTACGGCCAAGGAAACGAACACGTGCCCTGGTACACCGTGGAGCAGATGGTCGACCTGCTGGAACAGATGACCGATTTCGCCGCCGAGCGCGGAAAGGTGGTCGCCCTGACGGAAACTGGCTACGACACCCAGGGCGACATCGCCTATCATACCGAACAGCCGGACTGGTGGACGCGCAGCGTGCTCGAGCCGATCCTGGCTAGCGAAAAAGCCCGTCGCATCGCCTGGGTCCTCACCTGGATCAACTCCGACTGGTCCGGTCCCTACGCCCCTACCGCCAACTCCCCCCAAGCGTCCCAAGAAGCCTTCCGAGCCTTCCATGCCCACCCGGTCACCCTCTTCCAAAACGAAGTCGCCCAAGAAAACCTCTACCGCTAG
- a CDS encoding alpha/beta fold hydrolase, with amino-acid sequence MVDLFYREYGEAGKQPLVIMHGLLGSSRNWQAAAQALGEAFHVFCLDLRNHGESPWAAPHSYAAMAEDVTGFIEKRLTARPILIGHSMGGKLAMKLACEQPGLLRKLVVVDIVPKKNPTAHDPEFEGMRAVELSSLKSRSDAEAALEPYVKSWSMRKFLVTNLVRDEETNAFRWTINLDAIQDSLRELERTSLSDEQRYDGDSLFVMGGRSRFFSKEDIPLIRRHFPASGIEVIAESGHNPHFECRERFVEIIKEFAE; translated from the coding sequence ATGGTCGATTTGTTTTACCGAGAATATGGCGAGGCGGGGAAGCAGCCGCTGGTGATTATGCACGGGCTGCTGGGGTCGTCTCGCAACTGGCAGGCGGCCGCTCAGGCCTTGGGCGAGGCTTTTCATGTGTTTTGCCTGGATTTGAGAAACCATGGCGAATCTCCGTGGGCCGCGCCGCATTCCTACGCGGCGATGGCGGAGGACGTGACGGGGTTTATCGAGAAACGCCTGACCGCTCGGCCGATTCTGATCGGTCATTCCATGGGGGGGAAACTGGCTATGAAGCTCGCCTGCGAGCAGCCTGGGCTGCTGCGCAAGCTGGTGGTGGTGGACATCGTGCCGAAGAAGAATCCCACGGCCCACGATCCGGAATTCGAGGGCATGCGGGCGGTGGAACTGTCCTCCCTGAAATCGCGCTCCGATGCGGAAGCGGCTCTGGAGCCGTACGTGAAAAGCTGGTCCATGCGCAAGTTTCTGGTGACGAACCTGGTCCGGGACGAAGAGACGAACGCGTTTCGCTGGACCATCAATCTCGACGCGATCCAGGATTCGCTGCGGGAGTTGGAGCGGACGAGTCTGAGCGACGAGCAGCGCTACGACGGCGATAGCCTTTTCGTGATGGGCGGCCGGTCTCGGTTTTTTTCCAAGGAGGACATCCCTTTGATCCGCAGGCATTTTCCGGCGAGCGGGATTGAAGTGATCGCGGAAAGCGGACATAACCCGCATTTCGAATGCAGAGAGCGCTTTGTGGAGATCATCAAGGAATTCGCCGAGTAG
- a CDS encoding M50 family metallopeptidase, which yields MDEAPLLWALVKFAWLGLVYWLGLGVAVVAHELGHAVMALLVTRQKVSLQVGQPAAGREGSIFTLGRLELRLSPRRFRYGFTRYDRAAESRARQTWVALAGPAASLLGCGLLAALATNTLVGSGWWILWLGLFVSHFRILIVSVWPLEYRPQGAEGEVWLSDSLDIWRMWRK from the coding sequence ATGGATGAGGCTCCGCTGCTTTGGGCCTTGGTCAAATTCGCTTGGCTCGGGCTGGTCTATTGGCTCGGGCTTGGGGTCGCGGTGGTGGCGCATGAGCTTGGTCATGCTGTGATGGCGCTGCTGGTGACGCGTCAAAAGGTGAGCCTGCAGGTTGGCCAGCCGGCTGCGGGCCGGGAAGGCTCGATTTTCACGTTGGGACGCTTGGAGCTGAGGCTGAGCCCTCGACGGTTTCGCTATGGGTTCACCCGCTACGATCGGGCGGCGGAGAGCCGGGCGCGTCAGACCTGGGTGGCCTTGGCGGGACCGGCGGCCAGTTTGTTGGGCTGCGGCCTGCTGGCGGCTCTAGCGACCAACACCCTCGTGGGCAGCGGCTGGTGGATCCTATGGCTGGGCTTGTTCGTTTCCCATTTTCGCATCCTGATCGTATCGGTCTGGCCGCTCGAGTACCGGCCGCAAGGGGCTGAGGGCGAGGTTTGGCTGAGCGATTCGCTGGATATCTGGCGGATGTGGCGAAAATAG
- a CDS encoding sigma-54 dependent transcriptional regulator — MLSEDRSSTILIVDDDEEIRYSLGRVLGSRGYAIETAGSGEEGIEKVKNGLKPELVLMDIRMGGISGIETLQHMRSVNANLQIVLMTAFGTAQTAIEAMKFGAYDYVMKPFDVDKVIEIAAKAISSNQDLQSASDYEKKVNYEDYKEGIVGTSPAMQEVFKVIGQVAASDATVLVTGESGTGKELIAKCIYQHSLRSGGPFTAINCAAIPDNLIESELFGHEKGSFTGATTQRIGRFEQCDRGTIFLDEIGDMALATQTKILRVLQEGEIQRVGGTETIKVDVRVIAATNKDLEKMVEEKEFREDLYYRLNVFRIRVPALKERKEDIPDIVDYMLQNLVKERKARATRVSNDALKTLVAYPWPGNVRELGNVVYHSAVVAQGDAILVKDLPENIVRAVGQQAAPASAPAPSPTPETVAPAKGEPVSAPPAPAPEAAVEAPAAAASEISAPTPITPNAVVPPPSMPISLPAIYDRLYKELRERQEMRILGLIERQMIERAIKETGGNQARAAEILGITRNTLKKRLDEYAS; from the coding sequence ATGCTTTCTGAAGATAGATCCAGCACCATTTTGATCGTCGATGACGACGAAGAGATTCGTTACTCGCTCGGTCGCGTTCTCGGCAGTCGAGGCTACGCGATCGAAACCGCCGGCAGTGGAGAGGAGGGCATCGAGAAGGTGAAAAACGGCCTGAAGCCGGAGCTGGTGCTGATGGATATCCGCATGGGCGGGATTTCCGGCATCGAGACCCTGCAGCACATGCGCTCGGTCAACGCCAACCTGCAGATCGTGCTCATGACCGCGTTCGGCACGGCCCAGACCGCCATCGAAGCCATGAAGTTCGGGGCCTACGACTATGTGATGAAGCCCTTCGACGTGGACAAGGTCATCGAGATCGCGGCCAAGGCCATCAGCTCGAATCAGGACCTGCAAAGCGCCAGCGACTACGAGAAGAAGGTCAACTACGAGGACTACAAGGAAGGCATCGTGGGCACTTCCCCGGCGATGCAGGAGGTGTTCAAGGTCATCGGTCAGGTGGCGGCCAGCGACGCCACGGTGCTGGTGACGGGCGAGAGCGGCACCGGCAAGGAGCTGATCGCCAAGTGCATCTACCAGCACAGCCTGCGCTCCGGCGGCCCGTTCACGGCCATCAATTGCGCCGCCATCCCGGACAATCTCATCGAAAGCGAGCTGTTCGGGCACGAGAAAGGCAGTTTCACCGGAGCCACCACGCAGCGCATCGGGCGTTTCGAGCAGTGCGATCGCGGCACGATTTTCCTCGATGAGATCGGGGATATGGCCCTGGCCACGCAGACCAAGATCCTGCGCGTCCTGCAGGAGGGCGAAATCCAGCGCGTCGGCGGCACCGAGACCATCAAGGTCGACGTGCGGGTGATCGCCGCGACCAACAAGGATCTGGAGAAGATGGTGGAGGAGAAGGAGTTTCGCGAGGACCTCTACTATCGCCTCAACGTATTTCGCATCCGCGTGCCGGCTCTCAAGGAGCGCAAGGAGGACATCCCGGACATCGTGGACTACATGCTGCAGAACCTGGTCAAGGAGCGCAAAGCTCGGGCCACCCGCGTTTCCAACGATGCGTTGAAGACCCTGGTGGCGTATCCATGGCCGGGCAATGTGCGCGAGCTCGGAAACGTGGTCTACCACAGCGCCGTGGTGGCCCAAGGCGACGCCATATTGGTAAAGGATTTGCCGGAAAACATCGTGCGAGCGGTCGGGCAGCAGGCGGCGCCAGCGTCGGCTCCCGCCCCGTCGCCAACCCCCGAAACCGTCGCTCCCGCCAAGGGAGAGCCAGTTTCCGCTCCTCCTGCTCCGGCCCCCGAAGCCGCGGTGGAGGCTCCAGCGGCCGCAGCCTCGGAAATCTCCGCTCCCACGCCCATCACGCCCAACGCGGTGGTGCCGCCGCCGTCCATGCCCATTTCGTTGCCCGCCATCTACGACCGGCTCTACAAGGAGCTGCGGGAGCGTCAGGAGATGCGCATCCTCGGCCTGATCGAGCGCCAGATGATCGAGCGGGCCATCAAGGAGACCGGAGGCAACCAAGCCCGCGCCGCGGAGATCCTCGGCATCACGCGAAACACCCTCAAGAAGCGCCTCGACGAATACGCCTCCTAG